A section of the Lathamus discolor isolate bLatDis1 chromosome 6, bLatDis1.hap1, whole genome shotgun sequence genome encodes:
- the ZFYVE1 gene encoding zinc finger FYVE domain-containing protein 1 isoform X2 — translation MSAHTQTVEKGQNTTLLCQESYVCSGTDEAIFECDECRSLQCQRCEEELHQPEKLRNHERTRIRPGHVPFCDFCKGANGNIMHASMTRQIAAVRCQVCKINLCVECQKRTHAGGNKRKHPVTIYHAGKAQEHEEEEVMDEETKRRKMTEKVVSFLLVDETEEIQVRNEEDFIKKLDCSPDQHLKVVSIFGNTGDGKSHTLNHTFFYGREVFKTSPAQESCTVGVWAAYDPVCKVVVIDTEGLLGATVNLSQRTRLLLKVLAISDLIIYRTRADRLHNDLFKFLGDASEAYLKHFTKELKATTARCGLDVPLSTLGPGVIIFHETVYTKLLGSDHPSEVPEKLIQDRFRKLSCFPEAFSSIHYKGTRTYNPPTDFSGLRRAVEQQLENNTTRSPRQPGVIYKALKALSDRFSGEIPDDQMAHSSFFPDEYFTCSSVCLSCGCGCKKSMNHAKEGVPHESKSRCRYSHQYDNRVYTCKACYERGMEVSVVPKTSASTDSPWLGLAKYAWSGYVIECPNCGVVYRSRQYWFGNQDPVNTVVRTEIEHVWPGTDGFLKDNNNAAQRLLDGMNFMAQSVSELSLGPTKAVTSWLTDQIAPAYWRPNSQILSCNKCNAPFKDNDTKHHCRACGEGFCDGCSSKTRPVPERGWGPAPVRVCDNCYENRGIQLDVAELPSDEEGGTLIARKVGEAVQNTLGAVVTAMDIPLGWHLCCTYHCWLRVLQPPDFSRLMFPLGFQHFPQFTPSLSSLLCKSVCTKLSGKRCCSTCILGTRP, via the exons ATGAGTGCTCATACACAAACTGTAGAGAAAGGACAGAACACGACACTCCTGTGCCAGGAAAGCTATGTTTGCAGTGGGACAGATGAAGCAATCTTTGAGTGTGACGAGTGCAGGAGCCTACAGTGCCAGCGTTGTGAAGAAGAGCTGCATCAGCCAGAAAAGTTACGGAACCATGAGCGGACCCGTATAAGACCCGGCCATGTCCCATTCTGTGACTTCTGCAAAGGTGCCAATGGGAACATAATGCATGCCAGTATGACAAGGCAGATAGCAGCAGTGAGGTGCCAGGTGTGCAAAATCAACCTCTGCGTGGAGTGTCAGAAGAGAACACATGCCGGGGGGAACAAAAGGAAGCACCCTGTCACAATCTACCATGCTGGCAAAGCCCAAGAacatgaagaggaggaggtgatggatGAGGAGACCAAGAGAAGGAAGATGACAGAGAAAGTTGTGAGTTTTCTCTTGGTGGATGAAACTGAGGAGATTCAG GTAAGGAATGAAGAAGACTTTATTAAGAAACTGGACTGCAGTCCTGACCAGCATCTAAAGGTAGTGTCCATCTTTGGGAACACGGGGGATGGCAAGTCTCACACCCTTAACCACACTTTCTTCTATGGCCGGGAAGTCTTCAAGACGTCTCCAGCCCAAGAGTCCTGCACAGTTGGAGTCTGGGCAGCCTATGACCCTGTCTGCAAAGTGGTGGTAATTGATACAGAGGGCCTCCTGGGGGCCACTGTGAACCTGAGCCAGAGAACACGGCTCCTGCTGAAGGTCCTGGCCATCTCTGACCTCATCATCTACCGTACTCGTGCTGACAGGCTCCACAACGATCTCTTCAAATTCCTTGGTGATGCCTCGGAGgcttatttaaaacatttcaccAAGGAGCTAAAAGCTACCACAGCCCGCTGTGGCCTCGATGTTCCTCTGTCAACTTTGGGTCCAGGTGTCATCATCTTTCATGAGACTGTGTACACCAAGCTGCTGGGCTCTG ATCATCCATCTGAGGTTCCTGAGAAACTCATTCAGGATCGGTTTCGGAAGCTAAGCTGTTTTCCTGAGGCTTTCAGCTCAATCCACTACAAGGGAACAAGGACATACAATCCTCCAACAGATTTCTCTGGACTTAGGCGAgctgtggagcagcagctggagaacaaTACCACTCGATCACCTAGACAGCCTGGAGTTATCTACAAGGCACTAAAA GCTCTAAGTGACCGATTCAGTGGGGAGATCCCTGATGACCAGATGGCTCACAGCTCTTTCTTTCCAGATGAATATTTCACATGCTCCTCTGTGTGCCTCAGCTGTGG GTGTGGCTGCAAGAAGAGCATGAACCATGCAAAGGAAGGAGTCCCTCATGAATCCAAAAGTCGGTGCAGATATTCTCACCAGTATGATAACAGAGTCTATACTTGCAAG GCCTGTTATGAACGAGGGATGGAAGTCAGCGTGGTGCCAAAAACTTCTGCTTCCACTGACTCCCCTTGGCTGGGCCTTGCCAAGTATGCTTGGTCAGG GTACGTGATTGAGTGCCCCAACTGTGGGGTGGTGTACCGCAGCCGACAGTACTGGTTTGGCAATCAAGATCCTGTGAACACTGTAGTGAGAACAGAAATTGAGCATGTCTGGCCAGGG ACTGATGGATTTCTGAAAGACAACAACAACGCAGCCCAGCGTTTGTTGGATGGGATGAATTTCATGGCGCAATCAGTATCTGAACTTAGCCTGGGACCCACAAAAGCTGTGACTTCCTGGTTGACAGACCAGATTGCCCCAGCTTACTGGAGACCCAACTCTCAGATCCTG AGTTGTAATAAATGCAACGCTCCTTTTAAAGATAACGACACTAAACATCACTGCCGGGCCTGTGGAGAGGGCTTCTGTGATGGCTGTTCTTCCAAGACCCGTCCAGTGCCTGAGCGAGGCTGGGGACCAGCACCAGTGCGTGTGTGTGACAACTGCTATGAAAACAGGGGCATCCAGTTAG ATGTAGCTGAGCTGCCTTCAGATGAGGAAGGTGGGACCCTTATTGCCAGGAAGGTGGGGGAAGCTGTGCAGAACActcttggagcagtggtgacaGCCATGGACATTCCCTTAG GCTGGCACCTCTGCTGCACATACCACTGCTGGTTGAGAGTTCTACAGCCCCCTGACTTCTCTCGCTTGATGTTTCCTCTTGGTTTTCAGCACTTTCCTCAATTCACaccttctctttcctccctgtTGTGCAAATCTGTGTGCACCAAGCT GTCTGGTAAAAGATGCTGCTCGACCTGCATACTGGGTACCAGACCATGA
- the ZFYVE1 gene encoding zinc finger FYVE domain-containing protein 1 isoform X1, with amino-acid sequence MSAHTQTVEKGQNTTLLCQESYVCSGTDEAIFECDECRSLQCQRCEEELHQPEKLRNHERTRIRPGHVPFCDFCKGANGNIMHASMTRQIAAVRCQVCKINLCVECQKRTHAGGNKRKHPVTIYHAGKAQEHEEEEVMDEETKRRKMTEKVVSFLLVDETEEIQVRNEEDFIKKLDCSPDQHLKVVSIFGNTGDGKSHTLNHTFFYGREVFKTSPAQESCTVGVWAAYDPVCKVVVIDTEGLLGATVNLSQRTRLLLKVLAISDLIIYRTRADRLHNDLFKFLGDASEAYLKHFTKELKATTARCGLDVPLSTLGPGVIIFHETVYTKLLGSDHPSEVPEKLIQDRFRKLSCFPEAFSSIHYKGTRTYNPPTDFSGLRRAVEQQLENNTTRSPRQPGVIYKALKALSDRFSGEIPDDQMAHSSFFPDEYFTCSSVCLSCGCGCKKSMNHAKEGVPHESKSRCRYSHQYDNRVYTCKACYERGMEVSVVPKTSASTDSPWLGLAKYAWSGYVIECPNCGVVYRSRQYWFGNQDPVNTVVRTEIEHVWPGTDGFLKDNNNAAQRLLDGMNFMAQSVSELSLGPTKAVTSWLTDQIAPAYWRPNSQILSCNKCNAPFKDNDTKHHCRACGEGFCDGCSSKTRPVPERGWGPAPVRVCDNCYENRGIQLDVAELPSDEEGGTLIARKVGEAVQNTLGAVVTAMDIPLGLVKDAARPAYWVPDHEILHCHNCRKEFSIKLSKHHCRACGQGFCDECSHDRRAVPSRGWDHPVRVCFNCNKKPGDL; translated from the exons ATGAGTGCTCATACACAAACTGTAGAGAAAGGACAGAACACGACACTCCTGTGCCAGGAAAGCTATGTTTGCAGTGGGACAGATGAAGCAATCTTTGAGTGTGACGAGTGCAGGAGCCTACAGTGCCAGCGTTGTGAAGAAGAGCTGCATCAGCCAGAAAAGTTACGGAACCATGAGCGGACCCGTATAAGACCCGGCCATGTCCCATTCTGTGACTTCTGCAAAGGTGCCAATGGGAACATAATGCATGCCAGTATGACAAGGCAGATAGCAGCAGTGAGGTGCCAGGTGTGCAAAATCAACCTCTGCGTGGAGTGTCAGAAGAGAACACATGCCGGGGGGAACAAAAGGAAGCACCCTGTCACAATCTACCATGCTGGCAAAGCCCAAGAacatgaagaggaggaggtgatggatGAGGAGACCAAGAGAAGGAAGATGACAGAGAAAGTTGTGAGTTTTCTCTTGGTGGATGAAACTGAGGAGATTCAG GTAAGGAATGAAGAAGACTTTATTAAGAAACTGGACTGCAGTCCTGACCAGCATCTAAAGGTAGTGTCCATCTTTGGGAACACGGGGGATGGCAAGTCTCACACCCTTAACCACACTTTCTTCTATGGCCGGGAAGTCTTCAAGACGTCTCCAGCCCAAGAGTCCTGCACAGTTGGAGTCTGGGCAGCCTATGACCCTGTCTGCAAAGTGGTGGTAATTGATACAGAGGGCCTCCTGGGGGCCACTGTGAACCTGAGCCAGAGAACACGGCTCCTGCTGAAGGTCCTGGCCATCTCTGACCTCATCATCTACCGTACTCGTGCTGACAGGCTCCACAACGATCTCTTCAAATTCCTTGGTGATGCCTCGGAGgcttatttaaaacatttcaccAAGGAGCTAAAAGCTACCACAGCCCGCTGTGGCCTCGATGTTCCTCTGTCAACTTTGGGTCCAGGTGTCATCATCTTTCATGAGACTGTGTACACCAAGCTGCTGGGCTCTG ATCATCCATCTGAGGTTCCTGAGAAACTCATTCAGGATCGGTTTCGGAAGCTAAGCTGTTTTCCTGAGGCTTTCAGCTCAATCCACTACAAGGGAACAAGGACATACAATCCTCCAACAGATTTCTCTGGACTTAGGCGAgctgtggagcagcagctggagaacaaTACCACTCGATCACCTAGACAGCCTGGAGTTATCTACAAGGCACTAAAA GCTCTAAGTGACCGATTCAGTGGGGAGATCCCTGATGACCAGATGGCTCACAGCTCTTTCTTTCCAGATGAATATTTCACATGCTCCTCTGTGTGCCTCAGCTGTGG GTGTGGCTGCAAGAAGAGCATGAACCATGCAAAGGAAGGAGTCCCTCATGAATCCAAAAGTCGGTGCAGATATTCTCACCAGTATGATAACAGAGTCTATACTTGCAAG GCCTGTTATGAACGAGGGATGGAAGTCAGCGTGGTGCCAAAAACTTCTGCTTCCACTGACTCCCCTTGGCTGGGCCTTGCCAAGTATGCTTGGTCAGG GTACGTGATTGAGTGCCCCAACTGTGGGGTGGTGTACCGCAGCCGACAGTACTGGTTTGGCAATCAAGATCCTGTGAACACTGTAGTGAGAACAGAAATTGAGCATGTCTGGCCAGGG ACTGATGGATTTCTGAAAGACAACAACAACGCAGCCCAGCGTTTGTTGGATGGGATGAATTTCATGGCGCAATCAGTATCTGAACTTAGCCTGGGACCCACAAAAGCTGTGACTTCCTGGTTGACAGACCAGATTGCCCCAGCTTACTGGAGACCCAACTCTCAGATCCTG AGTTGTAATAAATGCAACGCTCCTTTTAAAGATAACGACACTAAACATCACTGCCGGGCCTGTGGAGAGGGCTTCTGTGATGGCTGTTCTTCCAAGACCCGTCCAGTGCCTGAGCGAGGCTGGGGACCAGCACCAGTGCGTGTGTGTGACAACTGCTATGAAAACAGGGGCATCCAGTTAG ATGTAGCTGAGCTGCCTTCAGATGAGGAAGGTGGGACCCTTATTGCCAGGAAGGTGGGGGAAGCTGTGCAGAACActcttggagcagtggtgacaGCCATGGACATTCCCTTAG GTCTGGTAAAAGATGCTGCTCGACCTGCATACTGGGTACCAGACCATGAAATCCTGCACTGCCACAACTGCCGGAAGGAATTCAGTATCAAACTCTCCAAGCACCACTGTCGGGCCTGTGGCCAGGGATTCTGTGATGAATGCTCACATGATCGCAGAGCGGTTCCCTCTCGTGGATGGGATCACCCAGTCCGAGTTTGCTTTAACTGCAATAAAAAGCCTGGCGACCTTTAA